In Mucilaginibacter sp. KACC 22063, the genomic stretch CCGAGGGTAGCATATACGGTTTTCTTGGCCCAAACGGTGCTGGCAAAACCACCACCATAAAACTACTGCTTAACCTGCTGAAAACACAGCATGGCAGTATATCGCTGTTTGGTAAAGACATACAACATAACCGGTCTGAAATACTTTCGCAAATAGGTTCGCTAATTGAGCAACCTGCCATTTATGCGCATATGAGCGGCCGCGAAAACCTGCTGAACAGGGCGATGCTATTGCAAGTAAAGCGCAGTCGGATTGATGAAATGCTGGACCTTGTACATCTTACCGAGGCAGCCGAAAAAAAGGCTGGCAAATATTCACTGGGCATGAAACAACGTCTGGGTATTGCCCTTGCTTTGCTTGCAGATCCTAAACTGTTAATACTTGACGAACCAACCAACGGATTAGACCCGAATGGCATCATCGAGATACGCGAACTGTTGGTTAAGCTGGTAAGCCAGCATGGCAAAACCGTATTCGTGTCAAGCCATTTACTTTCTGAAGTTGAAAAAATGGCTACACATGTAGGCATTATCAATTTTGGTGAACTTTTATTTCAAGGCGAAATACGCGAGCTGGACAAAATTAGCCAGCCAATGGTACAAATTGAGGTGCAAGACACCGCCGATGCAGCTAATTACCTTAAACGCAGCGGCGTTAATGTGGCAGATATCAGCAACGATTTAATCATCGTTCCGTTTACTTCAAAAGACAACATGGCCAGCATTAACAAACAACTGGTTGAAGCCGGGCATACTGTTTACAGCATCCGCAAAACGCAAAAGGATCTTGAAAAACTTTTCCTTTCCATCACTCAAAAAACACAGGCTGCATGAAAGGCTTTCTACTCTCTTTCCATTCCGAATATTATAAAAGCCGCAAAACACTTGGATTTTGGTGTGCCATTATATTACCTGTTTTACTTTGTACCCTTGTTACCTGGGGAGTATACAGCAAAGCCGATCGCTTAAGTAAATTGCCCCCCATGATGCTATGGTTTACTTATACCAGCATCATACTTAATATAATGGGCTCTTTATTGTTACCTATATATATTGTATTTGTTGGTTATTCTGTTAATAATGTAGAGCACAAGGCAGATACCTGGAAAACCTTATTTAGCCTGCCCATACCTAAATGGTCTGTTTATGCAGCAAAGTATTTTTATGCGCTATTTCTGGTATTTTTATGCTTACTGCTTTTTGGGTTACTTACATTTATTTATGGCCATATACTAGGCATGCTAAACCCGGGTTTGCACTTTAAAGATTATAATGCCTTTAGTGTGATCATGCAGGTCTATTTAAAGCTGTTTTTATCGTCGCTTGGCATTCTCTCTATACAATTTTTACTTAGCCTGCTTTGGGCCGACTTTCTTAAACCTATGGGAATAGGATTCGTGGGTACCATAGTAGGGGTTATTGCTACAACAACTAAATGGCAATTTGCTTACCTTTTTCCATATTCGCACCCATTGCTGGCTATTATGTCAATATCTTTATCTGTTAAAAAGAATGCACCAATTGATGTCAACATTTTTAACAAAGAGATATTGGTAAGCCTTATTGTTGCCGTAGTAGTATTTATTGTGGGTTACTTTATTGTTGAACGAAAGAGTGTGAAGTAACGTGGTTAGGTACTAAAGCCCTATTCAGTTTAAATACATGCGTCTTTGCGATCCGTCGCCTGACGGAGAAGCAATTTGAGATTAATTCGCAACCCGTTTTACCATGCGCCAAAACAAATAAACCAGCGAACCCAGTATGGGCACAACAATCATGATAGCAACCCACAACACTTTGCTGTTTTTATCAAGATTGGGTTGCCGATAGCATGCAGCAGGGTAAAGATTAAAAGCCCGAGCCACACAATCATGACGATGAGCCCGAGTGTGCCGGTTACAAAAGAGAGATCCATAGCTTTAGTTAGTCAGTAATTGGTTCAGTCGTATACTTTTCACCAATTTGCTGACGCCACATAGCGTAGTACAATCCTTTTTGTGCAAGCAGATCCTGATGTTTGCCCGACTCTACAATATGGCCCTTCTCCAGCACATAAATATGGTCGGCATGCATTATTGTTGATAGCCTGTGTGCGATCAAAATGGTGATATGATCATTCAACACAGAAACATCGCGGATGGTTTCAGTAATCTCTTCTTCTGTTAATGAATCAAGCGCAGAGGTCGCTTCGTCAAACACCAATAAGTCTGGCCTGCGTAATAATGCACGGGCTATAGACAGGCGCTGCTTTTCGCCACCAGATACTTTTACGCCACCTTCGCCAATTACACTATCCAGCCCTTTATCGGCTCGTGCAAGCAGGCTTTGGCATGCTGCACGGTGTAATACATTCATACACTCTTCGTCGGTAGCATCAGGGCGCACAAATTTCAAATTTTCGCGGATGGTCCCCGAAAACAATTGCGTATCCTGTGTTACAAAACCGATCTTTTCGCGCAGTTGGTCAAGGTCAATGTCTTTACTCATGATACCGTTGTAAAGTACATCACCTTCCATTGGCTGGTACAAGCCTACAAGCAATTTTACCAGCGTTGTCTTACCCGAACCTGACGGACCTACAAAAGCGATGGTTTCGCCGGTATGGGTTTCAAAGCCAATATGGTTAAGTGCATTACGGGTAGCAGTAAGGTGCTTAAAGCTTACATTGTTAAATGTAAGCTTGCGCACTTTTTCTAACAATACCGGCTTGGCGGGTTTTTTATCGATCGGGATACTCAGTATCCTGCTAAAATTACCCAAAGAAACCTCGGCTTCGCGCCATGCCAGCATTACGTTACCTAACTCCTGTAAAGGATTGAACAAGAAGAATGAATAAAACAAAAAGCTGAAATACTGTCCCGGTGATATTGTTTGTTTAAAGATCAGCATCAATAAGACAACTACCATTGTACTGCGTACCAAGTTTACAGTAGTACCCTGTACAAAGCTCATGCTGCGTACGTACTTTACCTTACGCAGTTCAAGGTCGAGGATCTTATAGGTTGTTTTATTCAGACGTTCAATTTCCTGTTTGGCAAGGCCAAGGCTTTTTACCAGTTCTATGTTACGTAACGACTCGGTAGTGGAACCTGCCAAAGATGTTGTTTCGGCAACAATGGTTTTTTGTATGGTTTTTATCCTGCGGCTTAATACCATACTTACAAAGGCAATTACCGGGATAGACGCAAAATACACCAGGGTTACTTTATAGCTAACGGTAATAGAATAAACGATAACGAATACCATACCAATGAAGCTTACAAAAAGCACACTAATAAATGAGGTAATAAATTTTTCGTTATCGGTACGTACCTTTTGTAATATACCCAAGGTCTCGCCGCTGCGCTGGTCTTCAAATACCTGGTAAGGTAGCTCGAGCGAGTGCTTTAAGCCATCGGCGTACATTTGAGCGCCAACCTTTTGGGTAATTATGTTGGTGAAATAATCCTGAAAATTCTTGGCAATACGCGATACCATAGCTACACCTATAGCAGCGCCTACTAATAAAAGTACGTTGTGGATATATTGCTCATAAGCCAGTTGCGAGCGTTTTTCAATCACCTGGTCAACAATACGGCCGGTGATATACGGATCGAGCAAAGAGAAACCTATATTGAATGCGGCACATACCAAAGCAAGCACCACAACCCATTTGTGACGGGATAAATAGGAAAGCAATAATTTCATGCAACAAAAATAAAAAAGGGAATGGCGCAAATTGCTCATTCCCTTTAATTTGACATTCGGTTAATGATTAAACCGTCATGATATCTTTTTCTTTGGCTTCGGTAAGCTTGTCAACTTTTACAATATAGCTGTCGGTCAGTTTCTGAACTTCGCCTTCGCCGGTTTTAATTTCGTCTTCAGATACGCCTTCAGATTTCAGTTTCTGAATTTTAGCGTTGGTATCTTTACGGATGTTACGAACAGCAACTTTACCGTTTTCAGCTTCTGCTTTTACCTTTTTAACCAGGTCGCGGCGGCGCTCTTCGGTAAGCGGCGGTACATTAAGGCGGATAACCACACCATCATTTTGCGGGTTAATGCCTAAATCGGCCTCTTTAATTGCTTTTTCAATAGCAGTAAGCAATGATTTTTCCCAAGGCTGTACAATAATAGTACGGGCATCAGGCGTATTTACGTTACCTACTTGTGAAAGCGGGGTCGGCGTACCGTAGTAGTCAACCGAAATACCATCTAACATTGATGGGCTTGCTTTACCAGCACGTATCTTGCTTAATTCGTTATCAGTATGGTCAATGGCTTTATCCATTAAAGCCTTAGCATCATTTAACTGTTTTTTAATGAGTTCGCTCATTGTTCAATTTTTTTATTGCAGCAAATATATTTAATTAGACTCAAGTAGTGCGTATCAAGTATCAAGACTTTGCTTTACAATCGGAGAAGCATCTTGATACCAGTCACTTGATACCTGATACTAATTTATTTCACCAGTGTTCCGATAGTTTCGCCGTTGGCAATGCGTTCAAAATTGCCTGGTTTGTTCATATCAAATACAATAATCGGCAATTTGTTTTCCTGGCAAAGGGTGATGGCTGTCATGTCCATTACGTTTAAACCTTTGTCGTAAACTTCGGCAAAAGATATTTCGTCAAAACGGGTTGCGGTTGGGTCTTTTTCAGGATCGGCGGTATAGATACCGTCAACGCGGGTACCTTTTAATACAACGTCAGCCTTAATCTCGATAGCACGCAGCGATGCCGCAGTATCAGTAGTAAAGTAAGGGTTACCTGTACCTGCACCAAAAATTACAATACGGCCTGTTTCAAGATGTGTCATGGCGCGGCGGCGGATGTAAGGCTCGCAGATCTGTTCCATTTTAATGGCCGATTGCAGGCGTGTTTCAACACCGATACCTTCCAGTGCACTTTGCAGTGCCATACAATTGATCACAGTTGCCAGCATCCCCATGTAATCAGCCTGAGCACGTTCCATGCCCGATTTTTCTGCACTTAGCCCCCGGAAGATGTTACCACCACCCACAACAATGGCAATTTCAATCCCCGCATCATGAACCTTTTTAATGTCATGAGCATACTGCAATACCCTATTGTTGTCAATACCGTACTGCCTCTCGCCCATTAACGATTCACCGCTAAGCTTTAATAATATCCGTTTGTATTTCATTTATATTAGTTTGTGTCTTTCTAAGCAATGTTTACTAAAACTGATACACTTTGCCATTAAGGCATGTTAAGCTGATGTCAAAGGTATCATTAAAAATTGTTAAATCAGCATCGTACCCTGCGGCTACGCGCCCTTTGTTAAGTCCGGCCAGCCTTGCCGGATACAAGGTTGCCATGTTAATTGCCTCCGGCAAATCGATCCCGACATGGTCTACACAATTCTGTACAGCCTTTAACATCGTAAGGCTCGAACCCGATAAAGTACCATCAGGCATTACGTAGCGGTCGCCGGTAAACTGGTGCTGGTAAGTGCCTTCCGTTGCCGCGGTTACAGCATCTGTGATCAGAAAAAGCTTATCGACAAGTTCGCGTTTGGCCAGGCGTATCATGGCAAAGTCAACGTGAATGCCATCGGCCACAATGCTGGTATAAGGCCGCTCTTCGAAAATTGCAGGAATATATCCTGGTTCGCGGTGATGCATGGATGGCATTGCATTATACAAATGCGTTACGGCCGGTATTGGTTTATTCAGGAAACGCTTGCCCTGCTCGTAAGTAGCGTTACTATGACCCGATGATATAACGACACCTGCGCTATGTAAATAATCGATCACTTCCTGATCTTGCAGCTCGGGTGCGATGGTTATCATTTTGATTTCGCCTTCGGCGGATTCAATCCAGCGTTTAACTTTGTCAAGCGTTGCTTTCTGAATTAAATGAGCCGGATGCGCACCGCGTTTGGCTACGTTTAAAAAAGGCCCTTCGAGGTGAAGCCCTAAAAAATTACCTTGTGCCTGCTGGCGGTAAGCTTTTGCAGCTTCAATTCCCTGCTCAACAATCTCATCTGTATTGGTGCCTATGGTTGCAAAAAATCCGGTAGTGCCCTGGCGAATCAGATCATCTTCCAATTGTTTAAGCGCAGCTGTGGTAGGCTTACCTGCAAACAACTGGCCACCGCTACCATAAATCTGAAGATCGAGGAAACCGGGGGATACATAGTTGCCTTTGCAATCAATTTTCCCGGCTTCAGCAGCGGTTTCACTTTCATTGACAACTGCCTTAATCTTTTCATTTTCTACAATGATAGCTTTGCCGGCAATGATCTGCCCGTTATTGATAAGCCTGATGTTGTGAAATATGGTTTGCATAGGCGATTGGTGATTAAATATGTCATGCCGAACTTGTTTCGGCATCTCACATGCATAATTATTCAACCTTATGGGATGCCGAAACAAGTTCGGCATGACGGTCGGTACAACGGCGAAATTTACAGGGCAAAAAAAATCCCCTCGTTTAAACGAGGGGATTAAAATAATTAAGCTCCTAAAACAACCCGCTTAAAGGCGGTAACTGTAAGGCCTTTCTCAACCCCGTTAAGGAACTGAGCAATATTTTTTGAAGGGTCTTTAACAAACTCCTGGTTTAACAAAGTTGAATCTTTGTAGAATTTGTTTAGTTTACCTTGTGCAATTTTCTCAACCATTTCTTCTGGTTTACCTTCGGCACGGATTTGCTCTTTAGCAATCTCCAATTCGCGCTCGATAGTAGATGAATCAACACCGTCTTTATCAACAGCAATTGGGTTCATGGCAGCAATTTGCATCGCTACGTCTTTACCAGCTTCGTCAGCACCTGCAGCGTTTTGGCTTAAAGCAACCAATACACCTAAACGGAAGTTACCGTGGATGTAAGCGATAACTTTTTCGCCAACTAAAACTTCGTAAGAAGTAACACCGATTTTCTCACCGATTTTACCGGTCATGTCTAAAATAGCGTCAGCAATTTTAACACGGCTGTTTTCTAAATCAATTTCTAACTGGCCAAGCTCTTCAACGTTAGCCGGAAGATTTTGAACAGCAGTGTTAGCTACTGCGTTAGCAAAAGCAATAAATTCAGCGTTTTTAGCAACGAAGTCAGTTTCGCAAGCTAAAACAATGATTACACCTTTAGAACCATCTTCATTTGCACGTGCAATAACAACACCTTCTTTTGACTCGCGGTCCTGACGGCTTGCTGCTACTTTAGCACCTTTTTTTCTTAAAAAGTCGATCGCTGCTTCAAAGTCACCGTTAGTTTCGGTTAAAGCTTTTTTGCAATCCATCATACCTGCACCGGTTTGCTGGCGCAGTTTATTTACATCTGCTGCAGAAATTTGTACTGTAGACATTTTTTTATGAGTTGTGAGTTATCCGTTTAAAGTTGCGAGTTAGCAATCTTATATAACTTATAACCCGGTTTTATTTTAAGTTTTTATGAAAAATGATGAACTGTAATTTTCATACAATTCATCATTCTTAAAAGGTTCCTTTATAAGCCTTTAGGCTGTAGGGGAAATATTACTCTTCAGAAGCAGCTTCTTCAGTAGTTTCAGCTTCAGCAGATACGCGTTTAGCGCCACGGCCGCCTGATGTAGTTTCAGGAGCATCAGCTTTGGTTTTTGCTGCTACTGCTTCTTTTTCTGCTTCGTCTTCTTTCTCGCGTTTACGCTCGTC encodes the following:
- a CDS encoding ABC transporter ATP-binding protein, giving the protein MKLLLSYLSRHKWVVVLALVCAAFNIGFSLLDPYITGRIVDQVIEKRSQLAYEQYIHNVLLLVGAAIGVAMVSRIAKNFQDYFTNIITQKVGAQMYADGLKHSLELPYQVFEDQRSGETLGILQKVRTDNEKFITSFISVLFVSFIGMVFVIVYSITVSYKVTLVYFASIPVIAFVSMVLSRRIKTIQKTIVAETTSLAGSTTESLRNIELVKSLGLAKQEIERLNKTTYKILDLELRKVKYVRSMSFVQGTTVNLVRSTMVVVLLMLIFKQTISPGQYFSFLFYSFFLFNPLQELGNVMLAWREAEVSLGNFSRILSIPIDKKPAKPVLLEKVRKLTFNNVSFKHLTATRNALNHIGFETHTGETIAFVGPSGSGKTTLVKLLVGLYQPMEGDVLYNGIMSKDIDLDQLREKIGFVTQDTQLFSGTIRENLKFVRPDATDEECMNVLHRAACQSLLARADKGLDSVIGEGGVKVSGGEKQRLSIARALLRRPDLLVFDEATSALDSLTEEEITETIRDVSVLNDHITILIAHRLSTIMHADHIYVLEKGHIVESGKHQDLLAQKGLYYAMWRQQIGEKYTTEPITD
- the nagA gene encoding N-acetylglucosamine-6-phosphate deacetylase, with protein sequence MQTIFHNIRLINNGQIIAGKAIIVENEKIKAVVNESETAAEAGKIDCKGNYVSPGFLDLQIYGSGGQLFAGKPTTAALKQLEDDLIRQGTTGFFATIGTNTDEIVEQGIEAAKAYRQQAQGNFLGLHLEGPFLNVAKRGAHPAHLIQKATLDKVKRWIESAEGEIKMITIAPELQDQEVIDYLHSAGVVISSGHSNATYEQGKRFLNKPIPAVTHLYNAMPSMHHREPGYIPAIFEERPYTSIVADGIHVDFAMIRLAKRELVDKLFLITDAVTAATEGTYQHQFTGDRYVMPDGTLSGSSLTMLKAVQNCVDHVGIDLPEAINMATLYPARLAGLNKGRVAAGYDADLTIFNDTFDISLTCLNGKVYQF
- a CDS encoding ABC transporter permease; the encoded protein is MKGFLLSFHSEYYKSRKTLGFWCAIILPVLLCTLVTWGVYSKADRLSKLPPMMLWFTYTSIILNIMGSLLLPIYIVFVGYSVNNVEHKADTWKTLFSLPIPKWSVYAAKYFYALFLVFLCLLLFGLLTFIYGHILGMLNPGLHFKDYNAFSVIMQVYLKLFLSSLGILSIQFLLSLLWADFLKPMGIGFVGTIVGVIATTTKWQFAYLFPYSHPLLAIMSISLSVKKNAPIDVNIFNKEILVSLIVAVVVFIVGYFIVERKSVK
- the pyrH gene encoding UMP kinase translates to MKYKRILLKLSGESLMGERQYGIDNNRVLQYAHDIKKVHDAGIEIAIVVGGGNIFRGLSAEKSGMERAQADYMGMLATVINCMALQSALEGIGVETRLQSAIKMEQICEPYIRRRAMTHLETGRIVIFGAGTGNPYFTTDTAASLRAIEIKADVVLKGTRVDGIYTADPEKDPTATRFDEISFAEVYDKGLNVMDMTAITLCQENKLPIIVFDMNKPGNFERIANGETIGTLVK
- the frr gene encoding ribosome recycling factor encodes the protein MSELIKKQLNDAKALMDKAIDHTDNELSKIRAGKASPSMLDGISVDYYGTPTPLSQVGNVNTPDARTIIVQPWEKSLLTAIEKAIKEADLGINPQNDGVVIRLNVPPLTEERRRDLVKKVKAEAENGKVAVRNIRKDTNAKIQKLKSEGVSEDEIKTGEGEVQKLTDSYIVKVDKLTEAKEKDIMTV
- the tsf gene encoding translation elongation factor Ts yields the protein MSTVQISAADVNKLRQQTGAGMMDCKKALTETNGDFEAAIDFLRKKGAKVAASRQDRESKEGVVIARANEDGSKGVIIVLACETDFVAKNAEFIAFANAVANTAVQNLPANVEELGQLEIDLENSRVKIADAILDMTGKIGEKIGVTSYEVLVGEKVIAYIHGNFRLGVLVALSQNAAGADEAGKDVAMQIAAMNPIAVDKDGVDSSTIERELEIAKEQIRAEGKPEEMVEKIAQGKLNKFYKDSTLLNQEFVKDPSKNIAQFLNGVEKGLTVTAFKRVVLGA
- a CDS encoding ABC transporter ATP-binding protein, whose product is MVIQTNDLSFTFGNQQVVKSLSLQVPEGSIYGFLGPNGAGKTTTIKLLLNLLKTQHGSISLFGKDIQHNRSEILSQIGSLIEQPAIYAHMSGRENLLNRAMLLQVKRSRIDEMLDLVHLTEAAEKKAGKYSLGMKQRLGIALALLADPKLLILDEPTNGLDPNGIIEIRELLVKLVSQHGKTVFVSSHLLSEVEKMATHVGIINFGELLFQGEIRELDKISQPMVQIEVQDTADAANYLKRSGVNVADISNDLIIVPFTSKDNMASINKQLVEAGHTVYSIRKTQKDLEKLFLSITQKTQAA